One stretch of Streptomyces agglomeratus DNA includes these proteins:
- a CDS encoding XRE family transcriptional regulator gives MARWKALPEELDPQVKEFASQLRRLVDRSGLSIAAVADRTGYSKTSWERYLNGRLLPPKGAVLALADVTGTNAGHLTTMWELAERAWSRSEMRHDMTMEAIRISQARAALGELGQTPAPAKGGRPGRRTTTDPAAPPAGIGFGGTAMGPGAHSVGPGPDPAPGAGGPGVGGAGAPANGAGGRTPAGAPQDFLISPQRNGGGPGPGSADGQRRRRKTTMFLAGVVGALLVVAAAVLLTGLGGTDKDPVAKDKPKPRPATSAPELPAGVKCAGDDCTGEDPEAMGCGGEFAETTASATVGTAFVEVRYSKTCGAAWARITQATVGDKVQIASGAAAADRPGAQNGLVDADRDAYTPMVAVPKGADAKACATLVSGVKGCTAQ, from the coding sequence ATGGCTCGTTGGAAAGCTCTACCGGAGGAGCTCGATCCGCAGGTCAAGGAGTTCGCAAGCCAGCTGCGCCGGCTCGTTGACCGGAGTGGGCTCAGCATCGCGGCGGTGGCGGACAGGACCGGGTACAGCAAGACGTCCTGGGAGCGCTATCTGAACGGACGTCTGCTCCCGCCCAAGGGCGCGGTCCTGGCCCTGGCCGACGTGACCGGTACGAACGCGGGCCATCTGACCACCATGTGGGAGCTCGCGGAGCGCGCCTGGAGCCGTTCCGAGATGCGCCACGACATGACCATGGAAGCGATCCGGATCTCCCAGGCGCGGGCCGCGCTCGGTGAACTCGGGCAGACGCCGGCGCCCGCGAAGGGCGGCCGGCCGGGCCGCCGCACCACGACGGACCCGGCCGCCCCGCCCGCGGGAATCGGCTTCGGTGGTACGGCCATGGGGCCCGGCGCGCATTCCGTCGGCCCCGGGCCGGACCCGGCCCCGGGCGCAGGCGGGCCGGGTGTCGGCGGCGCGGGTGCGCCGGCCAATGGGGCGGGCGGGCGTACGCCGGCGGGCGCGCCGCAGGACTTCCTCATATCCCCGCAGCGCAACGGCGGGGGACCGGGACCCGGATCGGCGGACGGCCAACGCCGCCGCAGGAAGACCACGATGTTCCTCGCGGGCGTCGTCGGCGCACTGCTGGTCGTCGCAGCCGCCGTACTGCTGACCGGCCTCGGCGGCACGGACAAGGACCCCGTGGCGAAGGACAAGCCGAAGCCCAGACCGGCCACTTCGGCCCCCGAGCTGCCCGCCGGCGTCAAGTGCGCCGGCGACGACTGCACGGGTGAGGACCCGGAGGCCATGGGCTGCGGGGGCGAGTTCGCCGAAACGACGGCGAGCGCGACGGTCGGCACCGCCTTCGTCGAGGTCCGGTACAGCAAGACGTGCGGCGCGGCGTGGGCCCGTATCACGCAGGCGACCGTGGGCGACAAGGTGCAGATCGCCTCCGGCGCCGCTGCCGCTGACCGGCCGGGGGCGCAGAACGGCCTGGTCGACGCCGACAGGGACGCGTACACCCCCATGGTGGCGGTGCCCAAGGGCGCCGACGCGAAGGCGTGCGCGACCCTCGTGTCGGGCGTGAAGGGCTGCACCGCTCAGTAG
- a CDS encoding DUF3017 domain-containing protein — protein sequence MGAATTPDEPAAAADVTVNADAGQDAPGGHDAGGAAGTPDAAHGTPDAPGRPDAHGAPDAHGAGDTPAADRAGDVGGPAGTGEPEPEAKGVVSAPGPEGPVRTTRRFPMFTRDTARPEGGGRAASGAAPVRQWPFLAVLGTTAVGLLLVAVDAFGIGFRLGTLLIGLALIAGAVLRRLIPSVGMLAVRSRFTDMATYGLLGTAIVLLALMAQPGPWLEIPFLESAVRFAVR from the coding sequence ATGGGTGCTGCTACGACTCCGGACGAACCGGCCGCCGCCGCGGACGTCACCGTGAACGCGGACGCCGGCCAGGACGCGCCGGGCGGGCACGACGCCGGGGGAGCGGCCGGTACGCCGGACGCCGCCCACGGAACGCCGGACGCGCCCGGTAGGCCCGACGCCCACGGTGCGCCGGACGCCCACGGCGCCGGGGACACGCCCGCCGCCGACCGGGCGGGCGACGTGGGCGGGCCGGCCGGGACGGGCGAGCCCGAACCGGAGGCCAAGGGCGTCGTCAGCGCCCCCGGACCGGAGGGGCCCGTCCGCACCACGCGGCGCTTCCCCATGTTCACGCGGGACACCGCGCGTCCCGAGGGCGGCGGCCGCGCCGCGTCCGGTGCGGCCCCGGTGCGCCAGTGGCCGTTCCTGGCCGTCCTCGGGACGACCGCGGTCGGGCTGCTGCTCGTTGCGGTCGACGCGTTCGGGATCGGCTTCCGGCTGGGCACGCTGCTGATCGGCCTGGCCCTGATCGCCGGCGCCGTGCTGCGCCGCCTGATCCCGTCGGTCGGCATGCTGGCCGTGCGCTCGCGCTTCACCGACATGGCGACGTACGGCCTGCTCGGTACCGCCATCGTGCTGCTCGCGCTCATGGCGCAGCCCGGCCCGTGGCTGGAGATCCCGTTCCTGGAGTCGGCGGTCCGCTTCGCGGTGCGCTAG
- a CDS encoding bifunctional methylenetetrahydrofolate dehydrogenase/methenyltetrahydrofolate cyclohydrolase gives MTAQILDGKATAAAIKSDLTARVAALKSKGIVPGLGTVLVGDDPGSKWYVAGKHRDCAQVGIASIQRELPATASQEEIEAVVRELNENPECTGYIVQLPLPKGIDTNRVLELMDPAKDADGLHPMSLGRLVIGEPGPLPCTPYGIVQLLRHHDVEIKGANVVVVGRGITIGRPMPLVLTRKSENATVTQCHTGTRDLSAHLRQADIIIAAAGVPHLIKPEDVKPGAAVLDVGVSRDEDGKIVGDVHPGVAEVAGWVAPNPGGVGPMTRAQLLVNVVEAAERAADDVATG, from the coding sequence ATGACTGCCCAGATTCTCGATGGCAAGGCCACCGCAGCCGCGATCAAGTCCGACCTGACCGCCCGCGTGGCGGCTCTGAAGTCCAAGGGCATCGTCCCCGGGCTCGGCACCGTGCTGGTCGGTGACGACCCGGGCAGCAAGTGGTACGTCGCGGGCAAGCACCGTGACTGTGCCCAGGTCGGCATCGCCTCGATCCAGCGCGAACTGCCCGCGACCGCCTCCCAGGAGGAGATCGAGGCAGTTGTACGGGAACTGAACGAGAACCCGGAGTGCACGGGCTACATCGTGCAACTCCCGCTCCCCAAGGGCATCGACACCAACCGCGTCCTGGAACTGATGGACCCGGCCAAGGACGCCGACGGCCTGCACCCGATGAGCCTCGGCCGGCTGGTGATCGGCGAGCCCGGCCCGCTGCCGTGCACGCCGTACGGCATCGTCCAGCTCCTGCGTCACCACGACGTGGAGATCAAGGGTGCGAACGTCGTGGTCGTCGGCCGCGGCATCACCATCGGCCGCCCGATGCCGCTGGTGCTGACCCGCAAGTCCGAGAACGCGACGGTGACGCAGTGCCACACCGGTACGCGTGACCTGTCCGCGCACCTCAGGCAGGCGGACATCATCATCGCCGCGGCGGGTGTGCCGCATCTCATCAAGCCCGAGGACGTCAAGCCGGGCGCCGCCGTGCTCGACGTCGGCGTGAGCCGGGACGAGGACGGCAAGATCGTCGGCGACGTGCACCCGGGCGTCGCGGAGGTGGCCGGGTGGGTCGCCCCGAACCCGGGCGGCGTCGGCCCGATGACCCGCGCCCAGCTGCTGGTCAACGTCGTCGAGGCGGCGGAGCGCGCCGCCGACGACGTGGCCACGGGCTGA
- a CDS encoding RDD family protein produces the protein MSFGDPNNPYGQQPQQPPQGQPGYGYPQQAPQGVPPQQGYGYPQQGAQQPGQPYGAYPQQPGTLQANNGLINVPVLGTVQVATMGRRFGARVIDAVIISVLYFILSAVGFAGVFGAAEGMEDCNNLDPLGSAYEACVNDQAEAAGGMLAAFFGVILIFFLATLLYEWLMISFLGATVGKLALGLKVVKENTGQVPGIGGGFIRWIIPMAGALLCGIGQLLVYLSPFFDNSGKLQGWHDRASGTLVIKK, from the coding sequence ATGAGTTTCGGCGACCCGAACAACCCGTACGGCCAGCAGCCGCAGCAGCCCCCGCAGGGCCAGCCCGGTTACGGCTACCCGCAGCAGGCGCCGCAGGGCGTGCCCCCGCAGCAGGGTTACGGCTACCCGCAGCAGGGCGCACAGCAGCCGGGTCAGCCCTACGGCGCGTACCCGCAGCAGCCGGGCACCCTCCAGGCCAACAACGGCCTGATCAACGTCCCGGTCCTGGGCACCGTCCAGGTCGCCACGATGGGCCGTCGCTTCGGCGCGCGCGTCATCGACGCCGTCATCATCTCGGTCCTGTACTTCATCCTCAGCGCCGTCGGTTTCGCGGGCGTGTTCGGCGCTGCCGAGGGCATGGAGGACTGCAACAACCTCGACCCGCTGGGTTCGGCGTACGAGGCCTGTGTCAACGACCAGGCCGAGGCGGCCGGTGGCATGCTCGCCGCGTTCTTCGGCGTCATCCTCATCTTCTTCCTGGCCACGCTGCTCTACGAGTGGCTGATGATCTCCTTCCTGGGCGCCACGGTCGGCAAGCTGGCCCTCGGCCTGAAGGTCGTCAAGGAGAACACGGGCCAGGTCCCCGGCATCGGCGGCGGCTTCATCCGCTGGATCATCCCGATGGCCGGCGCGCTCCTGTGCGGCATCGGCCAGCTCCTGGTCTACCTCTCCCCGTTCTTCGACAACTCCGGGAAGCTCCAGGGCTGGCACGACCGTGCCTCCGGCACCCTGGTCATCAAGAAGTAA
- the purH gene encoding bifunctional phosphoribosylaminoimidazolecarboxamide formyltransferase/IMP cyclohydrolase: protein MTAEGTKRPIRRALVSVYDKTGLEELARGLHEAGVTIVSTGSTAGRIAAAGVPVTKVEELTGFPECLDGRVKTLHPRVHAGILADLRLDAHRAQLEELGVEPFDLVVVNLYPFKETVASGATADECVEQIDIGGPSMVRAAAKNHPSVAVVTSPERYADVLDAVKGGGFDLTTRKRLAAEAFQHTAAYDVAVASWFAADYAAADDSGFPDFLGSTYARKNVLRYGENPHQPAALYTSGTGGLAEAEQLHGKEMSYNNFTDTEAARRAAYDQTEPCVAIIKHANPCGIAIGADVAEAHRKAHACDPLSAFGGVIAVNRPVSVEMAEQVAEIFTEVIVAPGYEDGAVEVLARKKNIRVLICSDAPSDEVEVKAIDGGALLQVTDRLQAEGDDPSTWTLATGEALSDAELAELAFAWRACRAVKSNAILLAKGGASVGVGMGQVNRVDSAKLAVERAGEERAQGAYAASDAFFPFPDGLEILLDAGVKAVVQPGGSVRDEQVVEAAKKAGATMYFTGTRHFFH from the coding sequence GTGACCGCCGAAGGTACGAAGCGGCCCATCCGCCGCGCGTTGGTCAGCGTCTACGACAAGACGGGCCTCGAAGAGCTGGCCCGCGGCCTGCACGAGGCGGGCGTGACCATCGTCTCCACCGGCTCCACCGCCGGGAGGATCGCCGCGGCCGGCGTCCCGGTCACCAAGGTCGAGGAGCTCACCGGCTTTCCCGAGTGCCTCGACGGCCGGGTCAAGACGCTGCACCCGCGCGTGCACGCCGGCATCCTCGCCGACCTGCGGCTCGACGCCCACCGCGCGCAGCTGGAGGAGCTCGGTGTCGAGCCCTTCGACCTCGTGGTCGTGAACCTCTACCCGTTCAAGGAGACCGTCGCCTCCGGCGCCACCGCCGACGAGTGCGTCGAGCAGATCGACATCGGCGGCCCCTCGATGGTCCGCGCCGCCGCCAAGAACCACCCCTCGGTCGCGGTCGTCACCAGCCCCGAGCGGTACGCCGACGTCCTCGACGCCGTCAAGGGCGGCGGCTTCGACCTGACGACGCGCAAGCGCCTCGCCGCCGAAGCCTTCCAGCACACGGCGGCGTACGACGTCGCCGTCGCGTCCTGGTTCGCCGCCGACTACGCGGCGGCCGACGACAGCGGCTTCCCCGACTTCCTCGGTTCGACGTACGCGCGCAAGAACGTGCTGCGGTACGGCGAGAACCCGCACCAGCCCGCGGCCCTCTACACCTCCGGCACGGGCGGCCTCGCGGAGGCGGAGCAGCTGCACGGCAAGGAGATGTCGTACAACAACTTCACGGACACGGAGGCCGCGCGGCGCGCCGCGTACGACCAGACCGAGCCGTGCGTCGCGATCATCAAGCACGCGAACCCCTGCGGCATCGCCATCGGCGCGGACGTCGCCGAGGCGCATCGCAAGGCGCACGCCTGCGACCCGCTGTCCGCCTTCGGCGGCGTGATCGCCGTCAACCGCCCGGTGTCCGTCGAGATGGCCGAGCAGGTCGCCGAGATCTTCACCGAGGTCATCGTCGCTCCGGGGTACGAGGACGGCGCCGTCGAGGTGCTGGCCCGCAAGAAGAACATCCGCGTGCTGATCTGCTCCGACGCCCCGTCCGACGAGGTCGAGGTAAAGGCCATCGACGGCGGTGCCCTGCTCCAGGTCACCGACCGGCTCCAGGCCGAGGGCGACGACCCGTCGACTTGGACGCTCGCCACCGGCGAGGCGCTGTCCGACGCCGAACTGGCCGAGCTGGCCTTCGCCTGGCGCGCCTGCCGCGCCGTGAAGTCCAACGCGATCCTGCTCGCCAAGGGCGGCGCGTCCGTCGGTGTCGGCATGGGTCAGGTCAACCGCGTCGACTCCGCGAAGCTCGCGGTCGAGCGGGCGGGCGAGGAGCGCGCGCAGGGTGCGTACGCCGCCTCCGACGCGTTCTTCCCCTTCCCGGACGGCCTGGAGATCCTGCTGGACGCGGGCGTCAAGGCCGTGGTCCAGCCCGGCGGTTCGGTCCGTGACGAGCAGGTCGTCGAGGCCGCGAAGAAGGCCGGCGCGACGATGTACTTCACCGGTACGCGCCACTTCTTCCACTGA
- the purN gene encoding phosphoribosylglycinamide formyltransferase encodes MASPPPPARPPGTPARLVVLVSGSGTNLQALIDAIGDDPAAYGAQIVAVGADRDGIAGLERAERAGLPTFVCRVKDYSSRDEWDAALAAATAAYEPDLVVSAGFMKIVGKEFLARFGGRFVNTHPALLPSFPGAHGVRDALAYGAKVTGCTVHFVDDGVDTGPIIAQGVVEVRDEDYEDGGAALHERIKEVERRLLVDVVGRLARNGFHIEGRKVVIQ; translated from the coding sequence GTGGCCTCCCCGCCTCCCCCCGCCCGTCCCCCCGGTACGCCGGCCCGCCTCGTCGTGCTGGTTTCCGGCTCCGGTACGAACCTCCAGGCCCTCATCGACGCCATCGGCGACGACCCCGCGGCCTACGGCGCGCAGATCGTGGCCGTCGGCGCCGACCGGGACGGGATCGCGGGCCTGGAGCGTGCCGAGCGCGCCGGGCTGCCGACCTTCGTCTGCCGCGTGAAGGATTATTCGTCACGCGACGAGTGGGACGCCGCGCTGGCGGCGGCGACGGCGGCGTACGAGCCTGATCTCGTCGTCTCGGCCGGCTTCATGAAGATCGTGGGCAAGGAGTTCCTCGCCCGCTTCGGCGGCCGGTTCGTCAACACCCACCCCGCCCTGCTGCCGAGTTTTCCCGGAGCCCACGGCGTACGCGACGCCCTCGCCTACGGCGCGAAGGTCACCGGATGCACGGTCCACTTCGTCGACGACGGTGTGGACACCGGCCCGATCATCGCGCAGGGCGTGGTCGAGGTCCGGGACGAGGATTACGAAGACGGTGGTGCCGCTCTGCACGAGCGCATCAAGGAAGTCGAGCGACGGCTGCTCGTCGATGTCGTGGGGCGCCTGGCCCGTAACGGCTTTCACATTGAGGGACGAAAGGTAGTTATCCAGTGA
- a CDS encoding DUF6350 family protein: protein MTQVTHRGTWLPTVHSRSSVRAACFVRGVIAAGLGLGSLAVVVIVLWISSPYPDSGPGGALRVAAGLWLIAHGAELVRYDTLSGVPAPVGLTPMLFTALPLWLAHRAARDAMDGDDGEDGGDGEGGAGLRVGGYGGAGASGGAPPRGAGVDAFWGVVGGYAGVGGAALLYAYGGPLPASPVSAALHLPLVAAVGAASGVWTAKGRPRGPLPDWMPRWAREGVARPRLRVALRAAGAGTGMLIGGGAVLALASLVWHGGVAQGTFLQLAGDWSGRFALLLVLLALAPNAAMWGAAYGLGPGFALGAGASASPLGVVGAPALPHFPLVAALPSGEGATPVHWAALAVPVVAAGGVAWFTVRTAAPPFAVREEAWTVRQTAASAALAGVVCGAGTAVLAALAGGPLGVGALSEFGPVWWLTGGAALVWTVTLGVPAALVLRAWRLRDRTPRSWRRAAGAEAVVTADAGAEEVVDDAGSAGRGWWRRRGAGESPAPEAQEVPGGAGRRWWRFGRGGDGGAGTAAGQVEARAWWRPGGRGAVGDDVSGPYDSEADFLPVGDPGATVGAAWHDSGSRELRWAALKEASGGLMTSFPASPPAASPSGTDNGDEGDNGDGGDPPPPSAAPEPPPPASAPD from the coding sequence GTGACTCAAGTGACCCATCGCGGTACCTGGTTGCCGACCGTGCACAGCCGCTCCTCCGTACGGGCCGCCTGCTTCGTGCGGGGAGTGATCGCCGCGGGGCTCGGCCTCGGCTCGCTCGCCGTCGTGGTGATCGTGCTGTGGATCAGTTCGCCCTACCCCGACAGCGGGCCCGGCGGAGCGCTCCGGGTCGCCGCCGGACTGTGGCTCATCGCCCATGGCGCCGAGCTCGTCCGGTACGACACCCTCTCCGGCGTTCCCGCCCCGGTCGGGCTCACCCCGATGCTGTTCACGGCGCTGCCCTTGTGGCTCGCCCATCGTGCCGCCCGGGACGCGATGGACGGGGACGACGGTGAAGACGGTGGTGACGGGGAGGGCGGCGCGGGGCTCCGCGTGGGTGGGTACGGGGGTGCGGGGGCGAGTGGTGGTGCGCCGCCGCGCGGCGCCGGGGTCGACGCCTTCTGGGGAGTTGTCGGTGGGTACGCGGGTGTGGGCGGCGCCGCGCTGCTGTACGCGTACGGGGGGCCGCTGCCCGCGTCTCCTGTCAGCGCCGCGTTGCATCTGCCGCTCGTCGCGGCCGTCGGCGCGGCCAGTGGGGTCTGGACGGCCAAGGGGCGGCCTCGCGGGCCGCTGCCGGACTGGATGCCCCGGTGGGCGCGGGAGGGCGTCGCGCGCCCCCGGTTGCGGGTCGCGCTGCGGGCGGCCGGGGCGGGGACCGGGATGCTGATCGGGGGCGGTGCGGTGCTCGCGCTGGCCTCGCTGGTGTGGCACGGGGGCGTGGCGCAGGGGACGTTCTTGCAGCTCGCGGGAGACTGGTCGGGGCGCTTCGCGCTGCTGCTGGTGCTTCTGGCGCTCGCGCCCAACGCCGCGATGTGGGGCGCCGCGTACGGGCTCGGGCCGGGGTTCGCCCTCGGCGCGGGCGCGAGTGCCTCGCCGCTCGGTGTGGTGGGGGCCCCGGCGCTGCCGCACTTTCCGCTGGTCGCGGCGCTGCCGTCGGGCGAGGGGGCCACCCCGGTCCACTGGGCGGCGCTGGCTGTCCCGGTCGTGGCGGCGGGCGGCGTCGCGTGGTTCACCGTACGCACGGCCGCGCCGCCCTTCGCCGTACGGGAGGAAGCCTGGACCGTCCGGCAGACGGCTGCCTCGGCGGCGCTGGCAGGCGTGGTGTGCGGGGCGGGGACGGCGGTACTGGCGGCGCTCGCCGGGGGCCCGCTGGGCGTGGGCGCGCTGTCGGAGTTCGGGCCCGTGTGGTGGCTCACGGGCGGGGCCGCGCTGGTGTGGACCGTGACGCTGGGTGTTCCGGCCGCGCTGGTCCTGCGCGCCTGGCGCCTGCGCGACCGGACCCCGCGCTCCTGGCGCAGGGCGGCCGGGGCCGAGGCGGTCGTCACGGCGGATGCCGGGGCCGAAGAGGTCGTCGACGATGCCGGGTCGGCGGGGCGCGGGTGGTGGCGGAGGCGGGGCGCCGGCGAGTCGCCCGCACCGGAGGCGCAGGAGGTACCGGGCGGTGCCGGGCGCCGGTGGTGGCGGTTCGGCCGGGGCGGCGACGGTGGCGCCGGGACAGCCGCCGGTCAGGTGGAGGCGAGAGCGTGGTGGCGGCCCGGTGGTCGCGGTGCTGTGGGCGACGACGTTTCGGGACCGTACGACAGCGAAGCCGATTTCCTCCCCGTCGGCGACCCCGGCGCCACTGTCGGCGCCGCCTGGCACGACAGCGGCTCCCGCGAACTCAGATGGGCGGCCCTGAAGGAGGCGTCCGGCGGTCTCATGACGAGCTTTCCCGCCTCACCCCCGGCTGCTTCCCCGTCCGGCACCGACAACGGGGACGAGGGGGACAACGGGGACGGCGGCGATCCGCCACCGCCGTCCGCCGCCCCGGAACCGCCTCCGCCCGCCTCCGCCCCGGACTAG
- a CDS encoding helix-turn-helix domain-containing protein, which translates to MTQSTQTAPADPLPSPKERRRLREAKSLTQEQVATALGVSRETIKAWESGRVNPRRRKRAAYAKLLASFRDETRTPAAGTTPASPSTVPGGDAPGRPPQGVEHNHPAGNAAVTARSTPEETPRRATDPHAPGETAPDAPAESSNGALALTPAQAFDALYGHSATALLSQAYLLTGSRPLARETVEYAFRLAWERWPAVATDRDPAGWVRAAAYEYALSPWHRLRRAHKRHERPPADRDRRVLLQALLDLPPVHRRTLLLYDGLGLDLPDTAAETEASTPAAANRLLNARAALAQRLPELAGAGTPAEQSALLQERLRHLAELVTATPVKLPPAKAVRMGSERRSRFWTRAALFFTAMIVSATGFTLVTAPTRYEPPRAPGEPVRGVPVHAGPQPLTPQDEELRALLHDSPMTGPPRLVPETR; encoded by the coding sequence ATGACGCAGAGCACCCAAACCGCCCCCGCCGACCCGTTGCCCTCCCCCAAGGAGCGGCGCAGGCTGCGCGAAGCGAAATCGCTGACCCAGGAGCAGGTGGCGACCGCCCTGGGCGTCTCGCGCGAGACGATCAAGGCATGGGAATCCGGCCGCGTGAACCCCAGGCGCCGCAAGCGCGCGGCGTACGCGAAGCTGCTCGCCTCATTCCGGGACGAGACCCGCACTCCGGCGGCCGGCACCACCCCCGCATCGCCCTCCACGGTGCCGGGAGGGGACGCGCCGGGGCGCCCCCCGCAGGGCGTCGAACACAACCACCCCGCAGGCAACGCAGCGGTGACAGCACGTTCGACGCCCGAGGAGACGCCCCGGCGCGCCACCGACCCCCACGCCCCCGGGGAAACGGCACCCGACGCACCTGCGGAAAGCTCCAACGGCGCCCTGGCCCTCACCCCCGCCCAGGCGTTCGACGCCCTCTACGGCCACAGCGCCACCGCCCTGCTGAGCCAGGCGTACCTCCTGACCGGGAGCCGCCCCCTGGCCCGGGAGACGGTCGAGTACGCCTTCCGCCTGGCCTGGGAGCGCTGGCCCGCCGTGGCCACCGACCGCGACCCCGCCGGCTGGGTCAGGGCGGCGGCGTACGAGTACGCGCTCTCCCCCTGGCACCGCCTGCGTCGCGCGCACAAGCGCCACGAACGGCCCCCCGCCGACCGCGACCGCCGCGTCCTGCTCCAGGCCCTGCTCGACCTCCCCCCGGTCCACCGCCGCACGCTCCTGCTGTACGACGGCCTGGGCCTGGACCTCCCGGACACGGCGGCCGAGACGGAGGCGAGCACACCCGCCGCGGCGAACCGCCTGCTCAACGCGCGCGCCGCACTCGCCCAGCGGCTACCGGAACTGGCCGGAGCCGGCACGCCCGCCGAGCAGTCCGCGCTGCTCCAGGAGCGACTGCGCCACCTGGCCGAGCTCGTCACGGCGACGCCCGTCAAACTGCCGCCCGCCAAGGCCGTACGGATGGGAAGCGAGCGCAGGTCCCGGTTCTGGACGCGCGCGGCCCTCTTCTTCACCGCCATGATCGTCAGTGCGACGGGCTTCACCCTGGTCACCGCCCCCACGCGGTACGAGCCGCCGCGAGCCCCCGGCGAACCGGTGCGCGGCGTCCCGGTGCACGCAGGCCCGCAGCCGCTGACCCCCCAGGACGAGGAACTGCGCGCCCTGCTCCACGACTCGCCGATGACCGGGCCGCCCCGGCTGGTCCCGGAAACCCGCTGA
- the sucD gene encoding succinate--CoA ligase subunit alpha codes for MAIFLTKDSKVIVQGMTGATGMKHTKLMLADGTNIVGGVNPRKAGTSVDFDGTEVPVFGSVKEAMEKTGADVSVLFVPPAFAKAAVVEAIDAEIPLAVVITEGIAVHDSAAFWAYAGAKGNKTRIIGPNCPGLITPGQSNAGIIPGDITKPGRIGLVSKSGTLTYQMMYELRDIGFSSAVGIGGDPVIGTTHIDALAAFEADPDTDLIVMIGEIGGDAEERAADYIAKNVSKPVVGYVAGFTAPEGKTMGHAGAIVSGSSGTAQAKKEALEAAGVKVGKTPTETAKLARAILAG; via the coding sequence ATGGCTATCTTCCTCACCAAGGACAGCAAGGTCATCGTCCAGGGGATGACCGGCGCCACGGGCATGAAGCACACCAAGCTCATGCTGGCCGACGGCACCAACATCGTCGGTGGCGTGAACCCGCGCAAGGCCGGTACGTCCGTCGACTTCGACGGCACCGAGGTCCCGGTCTTCGGCTCCGTCAAGGAAGCGATGGAGAAGACGGGCGCCGACGTTTCGGTCCTCTTCGTGCCGCCGGCCTTCGCGAAGGCCGCCGTCGTCGAGGCGATCGACGCCGAGATCCCGCTGGCCGTCGTCATCACCGAGGGCATCGCGGTCCACGACTCCGCCGCCTTCTGGGCGTACGCCGGTGCCAAGGGCAACAAGACCCGCATCATCGGCCCGAACTGCCCCGGTCTCATCACCCCGGGCCAGTCCAACGCCGGCATCATCCCGGGCGACATCACCAAGCCCGGCCGCATCGGTCTCGTGTCGAAGTCCGGCACGCTGACCTACCAGATGATGTACGAGCTCCGTGACATCGGCTTCTCCTCCGCCGTCGGCATCGGTGGCGACCCGGTCATCGGTACGACGCACATCGACGCGCTCGCCGCGTTCGAGGCCGACCCCGACACCGACCTGATCGTGATGATCGGTGAGATCGGTGGCGACGCCGAGGAGCGTGCCGCGGACTACATCGCCAAGAACGTGTCGAAGCCGGTCGTCGGCTACGTCGCGGGCTTCACGGCGCCCGAGGGCAAGACCATGGGCCACGCCGGTGCCATCGTCTCCGGTTCTTCTGGCACCGCACAGGCCAAGAAGGAGGCCCTCGAGGCCGCCGGCGTCAAGGTCGGCAAGACGCCGACCGAGACGGCCAAGCTGGCTCGCGCGATCCTGGCGGGTTAG